In Lates calcarifer isolate ASB-BC8 linkage group LG21, TLL_Latcal_v3, whole genome shotgun sequence, a single window of DNA contains:
- the masp1 gene encoding mannan-binding lectin serine protease 1 isoform X4 has product MRCFRPVVFPLLVALVVDAQLLSLSDMYGSLHSPNFPEPYPRETELRWNVSVPDGFQVKLYFSHFDLEPSYLCEYDYVKVEAEGEVLALFCGREETDTEAVPAQRVITSPRSSLSLLFSSDFSNEERYSGFVAHYSATDVDECSDRTDEDLLCDHFCHNYIGGFYCSCRYGYLLHTDNRTCRVECSDGVFRERSGVLSSVDFPAPYPKSSECLYRIEVELGFRLRLQFDPSFDVEDHPDVSCPYDYVKITAGSSEFGPFCGVRSPGVIQTDSNVVTVVFHSDNSGENLGWRISYTATGSRCPVPEIPPNALINPVQSEYSFKDHILFTCEPGYRLLKDGEFLDHYQVDCRSDGSWSSHPPLCQKSDWWRR; this is encoded by the exons ATGAG GTGTTTCAGGCCGGTCGTGTTCCCGCTCCTCGTGGCGTTGGTGGTCGACGCtcagctgctgtctctgtccGACATGTACGGCAGCCTGCACTCGCCAAACTTCCCCGAGCCGTATCCCAGGGAGACGGAGCTGCGCTGGAACGTCAGTGTTCCTGACGGGTTCCAGGTCAAACTCTACTTCAGCCACTTTGACCTGGAGCCGTCCTACCTGTGTGAGTACGACTACGTCAAG gtGGAGGCGGAGGGGGAGGTCCTGGCCTTGTTCTGTGGGAGGGAGGAGACGGACACGGAGGCGGTCCCGGCTCAGAGGGTCATCACCTCCCCCCGCAGCTCCCTCAGCCTCCTGTTCTCCTCCGACTTCTCCAACGAGGAGAGATACTCAGGCTTCGTGGCTCATTACAGCGccacag ATGTGGATGAGTGTAGTGATCGTACTGATGAGGATCTGCTCTGTGATCATTTCTGTCACAACTACATTGGAGGATTCTACTGCTCCTGTCGCTATGGTTACCTGCTGCACACTGACAACCGCACCTGCAGAG tggagTGCAGTGACGGTGTGTTCAGGGAACGCTCTGGAGTTCTTAGCAGTGTGGATTTTCCCGCTCCGTATCCAAAGAGCTCTGAGTGTCTGTACCGGATCGAGGTGGAGCTGGGCTTCAGGCTCCGCCTCCAGTTTGACCCCAGCTTTGACGTGGAGGATCACCCCGACGTCAGCTGCCCCTACGACTACGTCAAG ATCACAGCTGGCAGCAGTGAGTTCGGTCCGTTCTGTGGAGTCCGATCTCCAGGAGTCATTCAGACCGACAGCAACGTCGTCACCGTCGTCTTCCACAGCGACAACTCAGGAGAAAACCTGGGCTGGAGGATCAGCTACACCGCTACAG GAAGTCGGTGTCCAGTACCTGAGATCCCACCTAATGCGCTGATAAACCCTGTACAATCAGAATACTCCTTCAAAGACCACATCCTGTTCACCTGTGAGCCTGGATACAGACTGTTGAAG GACGGAGAGTTTCTGGATCATTATCAGGTGGACTGTCGGTCTGATGGATCGTGGAGCAGccatcctcctctgtgtcaaA AGTCAgactggtggaggaggtga
- the clrn1 gene encoding clarin-1 produces the protein MPSRQKQLLFSVSGLFGFSCALTAAVATGLPFWLNGTVLCRTGAELVNATGPELDKFLGDLSYGLFHGQRVKQCGLGGRPSRFSFFPDLLTTIPAGLHVTIIFFCGVVILFSSVASGFFFFNAFGRPYETLQGPMGLYLWTFICCLSSCLVMILFASEVKLRHLSDQIANFNEINFVFQTYSERYDRCFWLFFLIFLLHALNILLIRLTGIQFPFQETKESDLSGGAADLMY, from the exons ATGCCGAGCCGACAGAAGCAGCTCCTCTTCTCGGTCTCCGGACTCTTCGGCTTCTCCTGCGCCCTCACGGCCGCCGTCGCCACCGGGCTCCCGTTCTGGCTCAACGGGACCGTGCTGTGCCGGACCGGGGCCGAGCTGGTGAACGCCACCGGACCTGAACTGGACAAGTTCCTGGGAGACCTGAGCTACGGGCTGTTCCACggtcagagggtgaagcagtGCGGACTGGGAGGAAGGCCGTCCAGGTTCTCAT TCTTCCCAGACCTCCTGACCACCATCCCAGCCGGCCTCCACGTCACCATcatcttcttctgtggtgtcgtcatcctcttctcctctgttgcCTCCGGATTCTTCTTCTTCAACGCCTTCGGACGACCCTACGAGACGCTGCAAGGCCCCATGGGACTTTACCTGTGGACCTTTATTTGCT GTCTGAGCAGCTGTCTGGTGATGATCCTGTTTGCGTCGGAGGTGAAGCTCCGTCACCTCTCCGACCAAATCGCCAACTTCAACGAGATCAACTTCGTCTTCCAGACGTACAGCGAGCGCTACGATCGCTGCTTCTggctcttcttcctcatcttcctcctccatgcACTGAACATCCTCCTGATCCGGCTGACAGGAATCCAGTTCCCCTTCCAGGAAACCAAGGAGTCGGACCTGAGCGGGGGCGCAGCCGACCTGATGTACTGA
- the mindy4b gene encoding LOW QUALITY PROTEIN: inactive ubiquitin carboxyl-terminal hydrolase MINDY-4B (The sequence of the model RefSeq protein was modified relative to this genomic sequence to represent the inferred CDS: inserted 3 bases in 2 codons) — protein sequence MLQPPAEGVRQVVEQVCSGVSSPPQRMVDVGKEEEQEEAPPPCRTLPPLCSIPRRLIVSASLGGTPVNPQLTESLRRILFGGTFHVFNYEWRKSFFQFRELXTELSFALDTDRGGARAIQMVVQARIIKHLLFGRQGGSEGRMLHSLSEIGQRDQDRALAAALCDSLWLAGQEISATVTLVTEDYCITPHLDYKLDNFTEKLQLFTFNEKDDLRKFILNHIQCFKEEGSHGVILFLYSLICSRTVDRLKEDLDSTTSHLLYLSLGNFVCRQALLNLLLTGRACPHVFNGTLYFGEDGLPLERPLQGVLSRSDVGYLHWSREQMERDRLPQVGSMLKTPVFPVWVCCINGSHSVLFSLNRSLLSDWKMEHLFHLFYYNGQSSQRTVTRLTVGEEPQSHWIRSVQDLVWSCPKPLSVXSDTHSHHWEASSRDTDGDPEKRFPSLEMTIRTKWEGAAIDWNDTAPFY from the exons ATGCTGCAGCCACCAGCAGAGGGCGTACGTCAGGTGGTTGAACAGGTGTGCTCAggtgtttcctctcctcctcagaggaTGGTGGATgtggggaaggaggaggagcaggaggaggcccCTCCACCTTGCAGGACCCTCCCACCTCTCTGCTCTATCCCCAGGAGGCTGATCGTCTCCGCGAGCCTCGGGGGAACACCTGTCAACCCCCAGCTGACGGAG AGTCTGAGGAGGATTTTATTTGGAGGAACTTTTCACGTCTTCAACTACGAGTGGAGAAAATCTTTCTTCCAGTTCAGAGAGCT AACTGAGTTATCCTTTGCTCTGGACACTGACAGG GGCGGGGCTCGGGCCATTCAGATGGTCGTCCAGGCTCGGATCATCAAACACCTGCTGTTCGGTCGTCAGGGCGGCTCAGAGGGACGGATGCTGCACAG TCTGAGTGAGATCGGACAGAGGGACCAAGACAGGGCGTTGGCGGCAGCGTTGTGCGACAGCCTCTGGTTGGCCGGCCAGGAGATCAGTGCCACCGTTACCTTGGTAACCGAGGACTACTGCATCACCCCTCACCTGGACTACAAACTGGACAACTTCACAGAGAAG ctgcagctgttcacATTTAACGAGAAAGACGACCTCAGGAAGTTCATCCTCAACcacatacagtgt TTTAAAGAGGAGGGGAGTCATGGAGTCATCCTGTTCCTGTACAGCCTCATCTGCTCCCGGACAGTCGACAG GCTGAAGGAGGATCTGGATTCTACCACCTCCCACCTGCTTTACCTCAGTCTGGGTAACTTTGTCTGTCGACAG gctTTACTGAACCTGCTGCTGACCGGCAGAGCCTGTCCTCATGTCTTCAATGGGACTCTGTACTTCGGGGAGGATGGGCTGCCTCTGGAGCGCCCCCTGCAGGGCGTCCTGTCCCGCAGCGATGTGGGGTATCTGCACTGGAGCCGagagcagatggagagagaccGGCTGCCTCAG GTGGGTAGTATGCTGAAGACGCCAGTGTTTCCAGTCTGGGTCTGCTGTATTAACGGCAGCCACTCAGTCCTGTTCAGCCTGAACCGgtctctgctgtctgactgGAAGATGGAGCATCTGTTCCACCTGTTCTACTACAATGGACAGAGCTCCCAGAGAACTGTAACCAGGCTGACTGTCGGTGAGGAACCACAGTCACATTGGATCAGGTCTGTCCAGGATCTGGTCTGGTCATGTCCTAAACCACtatctg tttcagatacCCACTCCCACCACTGGGAGGCATCATCCAGAGACACAGATGGAGATCCAGAGAAGAGGTTTCCTTCGCTGGAAATGACCATTAGGACCAAGTGGGAAGGAGCCGCTATTGACTGGAACGACACGGCACCTTTCTACTGA
- the tsen34 gene encoding tRNA-splicing endonuclease subunit Sen34 isoform X1, with the protein MEEPPPACEEEEEEGRSSSPVVGVGLCDSASLLWRVEDLKTVRSWGLVGALLGSLPRTPRQNGRLGRPLLLLPEEERLLTENQAAAALPGANQQNVGGAELRRRVEQYEEEQQRSYEEQSVLALEDRKSALLRAMTSPHTGSDPDEALRHRLEALGRSFTFPRSALAVQLSTVRAGLTYCSEDRAFLRADWPIRVQDDPRADIRYQVFRDLRGRGFYLTSAGKFGGDFLIYPGDPLRFHAHFIAICLSLDESLCLLDVLAIARLGSNVKKTVLLCSPGLDGTMVYTSLQWSGMV; encoded by the exons ATGGAGGAGCCCCCCCCggcctgtgaggaggaggaggaggagggccgGTCCTCCTCTCCTGTTGTTGGTGTGGGTCTGTGTGACTCAGCCTCGCTGCTGTGGAGGGTGGAGGACTTGAAGACGGTCCGGTCTTGGGGTCTGGTGGGGGCTCTGCTGGGTTCACTGCCCCGGACCCCCCGACAGAACGGGCGACTGGGGAGACCCCTGCTCCTGCTGCCGGAGGAGGAGAGACTGCTGACGGAGaaccaggctgctgctgctttaccTGGTGCTAACCAG cagaATGTAGGAGGGGCGGAGCTGCGTCGGCGGGTAGAGCAGTacgaggaggagcagcagaggagttATGAGGAGCAGAGCGTCCTCGCTCTGGAGGACAGGAAGTCAGCGCTGCTCCGAGCTATGACATCaccacacacag GTTCAGACCCAGATGAGGCCCTGCGGCACCGCCTGGAGGCCCTGGGCCGCAGCTTTACCTTCCCCCGGTCGGCGCTGGCGGTCCAGCTGAGCACAGTGAGGGCGGGGCTGACCTACTGCTCCGAGGACCGGGCCTTCCTGCGGGCCGACTGGCCGATCAGAGTACAGGACGACCCCCGCGCTGACATCAGGTACCAGGTGTTCAGAGACTTGAGGGGGCGGGGCTTCTACCTGACCTCAGCGGGGAAGTTTGGAGGAGACTTCCTCATTTATCCAG gtgACCCTCTGCGTTTCCATGCTCACTTCATTGCCATCTGTCTGTCCCTGGACGAGTCCCTCTGTCTGCTGGACGTACTCGCCATTGCTCGACTCGGGTCTAATGTGAAGAAGACGGTCCTGCTCTGCTCGCCAGGGCTGGACGGCACTATGGTATACACCTCCCTGCAGTGGAGCGGGATGGTCTGa
- the tsen34 gene encoding tRNA-splicing endonuclease subunit Sen34 isoform X2, with amino-acid sequence MEEPPPACEEEEEEGRSSSPVVGVGLCDSASLLWRVEDLKTVRSWGLVGALLGSLPRTPRQNGRLGRPLLLLPEEERLLTENQAAAALPGANQNVGGAELRRRVEQYEEEQQRSYEEQSVLALEDRKSALLRAMTSPHTGSDPDEALRHRLEALGRSFTFPRSALAVQLSTVRAGLTYCSEDRAFLRADWPIRVQDDPRADIRYQVFRDLRGRGFYLTSAGKFGGDFLIYPGDPLRFHAHFIAICLSLDESLCLLDVLAIARLGSNVKKTVLLCSPGLDGTMVYTSLQWSGMV; translated from the exons ATGGAGGAGCCCCCCCCggcctgtgaggaggaggaggaggagggccgGTCCTCCTCTCCTGTTGTTGGTGTGGGTCTGTGTGACTCAGCCTCGCTGCTGTGGAGGGTGGAGGACTTGAAGACGGTCCGGTCTTGGGGTCTGGTGGGGGCTCTGCTGGGTTCACTGCCCCGGACCCCCCGACAGAACGGGCGACTGGGGAGACCCCTGCTCCTGCTGCCGGAGGAGGAGAGACTGCTGACGGAGaaccaggctgctgctgctttaccTGGTGCTAACCAG aATGTAGGAGGGGCGGAGCTGCGTCGGCGGGTAGAGCAGTacgaggaggagcagcagaggagttATGAGGAGCAGAGCGTCCTCGCTCTGGAGGACAGGAAGTCAGCGCTGCTCCGAGCTATGACATCaccacacacag GTTCAGACCCAGATGAGGCCCTGCGGCACCGCCTGGAGGCCCTGGGCCGCAGCTTTACCTTCCCCCGGTCGGCGCTGGCGGTCCAGCTGAGCACAGTGAGGGCGGGGCTGACCTACTGCTCCGAGGACCGGGCCTTCCTGCGGGCCGACTGGCCGATCAGAGTACAGGACGACCCCCGCGCTGACATCAGGTACCAGGTGTTCAGAGACTTGAGGGGGCGGGGCTTCTACCTGACCTCAGCGGGGAAGTTTGGAGGAGACTTCCTCATTTATCCAG gtgACCCTCTGCGTTTCCATGCTCACTTCATTGCCATCTGTCTGTCCCTGGACGAGTCCCTCTGTCTGCTGGACGTACTCGCCATTGCTCGACTCGGGTCTAATGTGAAGAAGACGGTCCTGCTCTGCTCGCCAGGGCTGGACGGCACTATGGTATACACCTCCCTGCAGTGGAGCGGGATGGTCTGa
- the eif2a gene encoding eukaryotic translation initiation factor 2A, producing the protein MAPPVPLLAVRGSDGTSLLTGPPQCEQHSAFTRDPRLSRCLTFSRDGTLFGWCNGHSVSVVKSSDSSIVSTFDLPKTALLEFSPLNGVLVTWQPYTKAQDSPQGEANLQLWDLHSGQLIKALYQKKVDSWCPSWSDDEKISVRSVNNELHFYENNDFNSIANKLHMQKVSDFVLSPGGQPSKVAVYVPGSKGAPSFVRLYQYPVLGGPTAALANKSFFKADRVAMQWNKKASAVLVTASTEVDKTGASYYGEQTLHYLAVNGETALVQLPKNGPIYDVAWSPNSAEFCVVYGFMPAKATIFNLKCDPVFDFGTGPRNAAYYSPQGHILVLAGFGNLRGQMEVWDMKKYKQVSKPQAPDATHFSWCPDGEHVVTATCSPRLRVSNGYKIWHYTGSVLHKWDVAAGSELWEVRWQPFPEGSFPERPVKYQAAPSELGTTQAPPTQAYRPPALRHLPATPSAKLHEEEPPQNMRPGVSGEKSLSKSALKNQRKREAKKAAKQESKSEPEPQSDSVPITNSQSEPSSGDPEMDKKIKNIKKKLKAIEELKEQQVSGKVLQKNQLEKIQKEEQLLKELEELQI; encoded by the exons tgtcTCCGTGGTGAAATCCTCAGACAGCTCCATCGTctcgacctttgacctcccaAAGACGGCTCTGCTGGAGTTCTCTCCTCTGAACGGTGTCCTGGTTACCTGGCAACCATACACCA agGCTCAGGACAGTCCTCAGGGGGAGGCCAACCTGCAGCTGTGGGACCTGCACAGCGGTCAGCTGATCAAAGCTCTGTATCAGAAGAAAGTCGACTCCTG GTGTCCCAGCTGGTCTGATGATGAGAAGATCTCTGTGAGGAGCGTCAACAACGAGCTGCACTTCTACGAGAACAACGACTTCA actcCATTGCCAACAAGCTCCACATGCAGAAAGTCTCAGACTTTGTGTTGTCACCTGGAGGTCAGCCCAGCAAG GTCGCCGTCTACGTCCCGGGCAGTAAAGGAGCTCCTTCGTTTGTGCGTCTGTACCAGTACCCGGTGCTGGGAGGACCGACGGCAGCGCTCGCCAACAAGAGCTTCTTCAAGGCCGACAGAGTCGCCATGCAGTGGAACAAGAAAG CCTCAGCAGTTCTGGTGACAGCGAGTACAGAGGTGGATAAAACCGGAGCGTCATATTACGGAGAGCAGACGCTGCATTACCTGGCTGTGAACGGAGAGACGGCTCTGGTCCAGCTGC cGAAGAACGGTCCGATCTACGATGTGGCCTGGAGTCCGAACTCGGCAGAGTTCTGTGTGGTTTATGGCTTCATGCCGGCCAAAGCCACCATCTTCAACCTGAAATGTGACCCGGTGTTCGACTTTGGAACTGGACCGAGAAACGCTGCTTACTACAG tcctCAGGGCCACATCCTGGTCTTGGCCGGCTTCGGGAACCTGCGGGGTCAGATGGAGGTCTGGGACATGAAGAAGTACAAACAGGTGTCCAAACCTCAGGCTCCGGACGCCACTCACTTCTCCTGGTGTCCTGACGGCGAACACGTTGTCACGGCAACCTGCTCCCCCCGCCTGCGGGTCAGTAACGGTTATAAGATCTGGCACTACACCGGCTCCGTGCTGCATAAGTGGGACGTGGCGGCCGGGTCCGAGCTGTGGGAGGTTCGCTGGCAGCCATTCCCCGAGGGCAGCTTCCCCGAGCGACCCGTGAAGTACCAGGCGGCGCCCAGCGAGCTTGGAACCACACAGGCTCCGCCCACACAGGCGTATCGCCCACCTGCACTGAGACACCTGCCGGCCACGCCCAGCGCCAAACTG CACGAGGAGGAGCCTCCTCAGAACATGCGTCCAGGTGTCTCAGGGGAGAAGAGTCTTTCTAAATCAGCTCTGAAGAACCAGAGGAAACGAGAAGCAAAGAAAGCAGCTAAACAG gAGTCAAAGTCTGAACCTGAgcctcagtctgactctgtcccCATCaccaacagccaatcagagccgAGCAGTGGTGACCCGGAGATGGACAAGAAGATAAAGAATATAAAGAAG aaacTTAAAGCCATCGAGGAGCTGAAGGAGCAACAGGTGTCAGGGAAGGTCCTGCAGAAGAACCAG CTGGAGAAGATCCAGaaggaggagcagctgctgaaggagctggaggagctgcagatcTGA